A single Brienomyrus brachyistius isolate T26 chromosome 11, BBRACH_0.4, whole genome shotgun sequence DNA region contains:
- the gatm gene encoding glycine amidinotransferase, mitochondrial isoform X2: MYQLAPKLNDRLKVGRAVTGWVQRAFRSTASSAAAVQPAAAEEDTVSDSDRLECPVCAYNEWDPLEEVIVGRAENARVPPFTVEVKANTYEKYWPFYQKYGGQTFPEEHLKKAVAEIEEMCNILRLEGVTVRRPEPIDWSFQYTTPDFTSTGMYAAMPRDILLVVGNEIIEAPMAWRSRFFEYRAYRPLMKEYFQKGAKWTTAPKPTMADELYDQDYPIRTVEDRHKLAAQGKFVTTEHEPCFDAADFIRAGRDIFVQRSQVTNFMGIEWMQRHLAPTYKVHIISFTDPNPMHIDATFNIIGPGLVLSNPDRPCHQIKMFEKAGWNVVKPPTPLIPDDHPLWMSSKWLSMNVLMLDEKRVMVDANETSIQKMFERLGIAPIKVNIRHANSLGGGFHCWTADVRRRGTLQSYFSY, translated from the exons ATGTACCAGCTGGCACCAAAACTCAATGACAGGCTGAAG GTCGGCCGAGCTGTCACTGGGTGGGTGCAGCGAGCATTCCGGAGCACCGCTAGCTCAGCCGCGGCGGTTCAGCCCGCAGCCGCCGAGGAGGACACCGTGTCCGATTCCGACCGTCTCGAGTGTCCCGTCTGCGCCTACAACGAATGGGACCCGCTGGAGGAAGTCATAGTTGGAAGAGCCGAGAATGCTCGCGTGCCTCCATTCACTGTGGAGGTCAAG GCTAATACATATGAGAAGTACTGGCCCTTCTACCAAAAATATGGGGGGCAGACATTTCCTGAGGAACACTTAAAGAAGGCTGTGGCCGAGATTGAGGAAATGTGCAATATTTTGCGCCTGGAGGGGGTCACCGTGAGGAGACCAGAACCCATCGATTGGTCTTTTCAGTACACAACCCCCGATTTCACATCTACAG GCATGTACGCTGCAATGCCCCGTGACATTCTTCTGGTCGTGGGGAATGAGATCATCGAAGCCCCGATGGCATGGAGGTCTCGCTTCTTCGAGTACAGGGCCTACCGCCCCCTCATGAAGGAATATTTTCAAAAAGGTGCTAAGTGGACCACGGCCCCAAAACCAACCATGGCTGATGAACTCTATGACCAG GATTACCCCATCCGAACTGTGGAGGACAGACACAAACTCGCTGCTCAGGGAAAGTTTGTCACCACGGAACATGAGCCCTGTTTCGACGCCGCCGACTTCATCCGGGCCGGGCGGGACATTTTCGTCCAGAGGAGTCAG gtgaCAAACTTCATGGGGATAGAGTGGATGCAGAGACATCTGGCTCCCACCTACAAGGTGCATATCATCTCTTTCACGGACCCCAACCCCATGCATATCGATGCCACTTTTAACATCATCGGGCCAGGCCTGGTACTGTCCAACCCGGATAGGCCCTGCCACCAG ATAAAAATGTTTGAGAAGGCTGGTTGGAATGTGGTGAAACCTCCGACACCTTTGATTCCTGATG ATCATCCCCTGTGGATGTCCTCGAAATGGCTGTCAATGAACGTCTTGATGTTGGATGAAAAGCGTGTAATGGTTGACGCCAATGAGACGTCCATTCAGAAGATGTTTGAGCGTCTTG GCATCGCACCCATCAAGGTGAACATTCGCCATGCTAATTCTCTGGGAGGAGGCTTCCATTGCTGGACCGCTGACGTGCGTCGCAGAGGCACCTTGCAGTCCTACTTCAGCTACTAG
- the LOC125751956 gene encoding very long-chain acyl-CoA synthetase-like: protein MVFGMFTLYAALAGLAVLPFLLCSWFPYLLHDLRYFLATVHVGIFISKCERKKPCYTVLDCFLDKVKKNPNKAFIVFGDETYSYKDADKVSNKIGRALLTHARLKEGDTVAVFLGNEPLYVWIYLALAKLGCVVALLNCNIRSKSLLHCFSCSGARVLIAAADLKSAVEEVLPGLKETNASVFILDEECETQGIETLSDKISQASDEAISPTCRSNITMKSPTVYIYTSGTTGLPKAAVLNHEKVWLLSSLQKLNGVTSGDVMYVYLPLYHASGFLMGLCGGIERGVTIVLKHKFSASQFWDDCRKYNVTVIQYIGEIMRYLCNQPKKDNDRDHKVRLAIGNGIRTDTWSEFLRRYGNVRIGECYGATESNIAFLNYVGKLGACGREFFLFKMFCRYALIKYDTEKEDPVRDSRGFCVQVPKGETGLLVAKITKITPFAGYARNPQQTQKKQLRDVFQKGDLYFNTGDLMKIDHEGFVYFQDRIGDTFRWKGENVATTEVAEVLIMVNCIKEANVFGVKVPGHEGRVGMAALLLEDGENFDGARTYEVVQSYLPSYARPRFLRIQSYLPVTGTFKQMKVKLAEEGFDPGVIRDPLYFLDDSKKSYVPLARDVYESIRDGTVKL from the exons ATGGTGTTCGGCATGTTCACGCTGTATGCTGCTCTTGCCGGACTAGCAGTCCTGCCGTTTCTCCTGTGTTCCTGGTTTCCTTACTTACTCCACGATTTAAGATACTTCTTAGCGACAGTTCACGTTGGCATTTTTATTTCGAAATGCGAACGAAAAAAGCCTTGTTATACCGTATTGGACTGCTTTTTGGACAAGGTGAAGAAGAACCCGAACAAAGCCTTCATTGTTTTCGGTGATGAAACATATAGTTATAAGGACGCGGATAAAGTCAGCAATAAAATTGGCAGAGCTTTGCTGACACACGCTCGCTTGAAAGAGGGCGATACCGTCGCAGTTTTCCTCGGAAATGAACCCCTGTACGTGTGGATTTACTTGGCCCTGGCGAAACTGGGCTGTGTCGTTGCGCTGCTGAACTGCAACATTAGATCCAAATCCCTACTGCATTGTTTTTCTTGTTCGGGGGCGAGAGTATTAATAGCCGCAGCAG ATTTGAAAAGCGCCGTTGAAGAGGTGTTACCGGGGCTGAAGGAGACTAACGCCTCTGTGTTCATTCTGGACGAAGAATGCGAGACCCAAGGAATAGAAACGCTCTCGGACAAAATCAGTCAGGCCTCCGATGAAGCGATATCCCCAACCTGTAGGTCAAATATTACTATGAAATCCCCTACAGTGTACATCTATACATCCGGCACAACAG GACTTCCTAAGGCTGCAGTGTTAAACCATGAGAAGGTCTGGCTGCTGTCTTCTCTACAAAAATTAAATGGAGTGACCTCTGGTGATGTGATGTACGTTTACCTTCCACTCTACCATGCCTCTGGATTCCTTATGGGACTTTGCGGTGGAATTGAAAGAG GTGTGACCATTGTGTTGAAACACAAGTTTTCCGCTTCCCAGTTCTGGGATGATTGCCGAAAGTATAATGTGACCGTGATACAGTACATTGGAGAAATAATGCGATACCTTTGCAACCAACCGAAG AAAGACAATGACCGAGATCACAAGGTCAGACTGGCTATCGGCAACGGCATACGGACAGATACTTGGTCTGAGTTTCTGCGGCGGTACGGAAATGTACGAATCGGCGAGTGTTATGGTGCGACAGAGAGCAACATTGCTTTTCTGAACTACGTCGGAAAACTTGGTGCATGCGGAAGGGAGTTTTTTCTGTTTAAG ATGTTTTGCCGGTACGCACTGATTAAATATGACACAGAGAAGGAAGATCCAGTGAGGGACTCCAGAGGATTCTGTGTGCAGGTGCCAAAAG GAGAGACCGGGCTTTTGGTGGCGAAAATAACCAAAATCACTCCGTTCGCTGGATATGCTAGAAACCCGCAGCAAACGCAGAAGAAGCAGCTGAGGGATGTGTTTCAGAAAGGTGACTTATATTTCAACACCGGAGACCTCATGAAGATTGATCACGAAGGATTCGTCTACTTTCAGGATCGTATTGGAGACACTTTCAG ATGGAAGGGGGAGAATGTTGCCACCACTGAAGTTGCTGAAGTTCTGATCATGGTGAATTGCATTAAAGAAGCTAATGTGTTTGGTGTCAAGGTACCAG GACATGAGGGTAGAGTAGGAATGGCTGCACTTTTGCTGGAAGATGGTGAAAATTTTGATGGAGCCAGGACCTATGAGGTTGTACAGTCCTATCTGCCCAGCTATGCAAGACCGCGATTTCTCAGAATCCAG AGTTACCTGCCTGTCACTGGGACATTTAAGCAGATGAAGGTAAAGCTGGCGGAGGAAGGCTTTGACCCAGGTGTGATTCGGGAtcctttgtactttctggacgaCAGCAAGAAGAGCTATGTTCCACTGGCACGGGACGTGTACGAGTCAATAAGGGACGGCACGGTGAAGCTGTGA
- the LOC125751957 gene encoding very long-chain acyl-CoA synthetase-like → MYIFSAFLATVVVLPLVINVYFPYFWMDCLYGVKMIRALIKLARRTMGKRTVFALDKFYEQVAKHPDKPFIIFGNEMFSYRETDAKGNKIAQALKIHSTLQAGDTAALYMGNEPAFVFTWLALEKLGCSVALLNHNVRSKSLLHCFGCCGARVLIAAADLTDAVREVLPALQEQDVTVFVMAKEQSTQGLVTLLDKVEAASDEPIPLSARSNITLKSPAVYIYTSGTTGLPKAAIINQHRLLIGMAVVATNDVTSKDVIYVNLPLYHASGFIFGFLGSTEIGATIVLRRKFSASQFWDDCRKHNVTVIQYIGELLRYLCQTPKRHNDRDHKVRLAIGNGVRANVWKEFLDRFGNITVREFYAATEGNIGFMNYTGKIGAVGRINFLHNKLNTYALIKYDTEEEEPIRDSMGLCVEVPVGETGLLVSRITRFAPFAGYARNTQQTEKKLLRDVFKKGDICFNTGDLLRFDHDNFIYFQDRVGDTYRWKGENVATTEVSDVLTMLDFIEEANVYGVEIKGHEGRVGMAAVTLKKEEQFNGGAMFNHVTSYLPAYARPSFIRIQNSLELTGTFKQMKVKLVQEGFDPAVVQDSLFFLDESQKTYIPMTEEINKVILSGSMKL, encoded by the exons ATGTACATTTTCTCAGCATTTCTTGCCACCGTGGTTGTATTACCACTGGTTATAAATGTGTATTTTCCTTACTTTTGGATGGACTGCTTGTATGGGGTAAAAATGATAAGAGCTTTGATCAAGTTGGCTAGGCGCACGATGGGGAAGAGAACAGTTTTTGCATTAGACAAATTCTACGAGCAAGTGGCAAAGCACCCCGACAAACCATTCATCATTTTTGGAAATGAGATGTTTTCATACCGGGAGACAGACGCAAAAGGCAACAAAATCGCACAGGCTTTGAAAATTCACAGCACGTTGCAAGCGGGGGACACAGCGGCACTTTACATGGGAAACGAGCCAGCGTTTGTTTTCACCTGGCTTGCGCTGGAGAAGCTGGGCTGCTCGGTGGCTCTGCTCAATCACAACGTGAGGTCAAAGTCTCTTCTGCACTGTTTCGGCTGCTGTGGGGCGAGAGTCCTAATCGCAGCTGCAG ACCTCACAGATGCCGTGCGGGAAGTGCTCCCCGCCTTGCAGGAGCAGGATGTCACCGTGTTTGTCATGGCAAAGGAGCAGAGCACCCAGGGTCTGGTGACCTTGCTGGACAAGGTGGAGGCGGCGTCGGATGAGCCCATTCCGCTATCGGCCAGGTCCAACATAACATTAAAAAGCCCAGCTGTTTACATCTACACATCTGGAACAACAG GCCTCCCGAAAGCAGCCATAATCAACCAACATCGTCTACTAATCGGCATGGCGGTGGTGGCGACCAACGATGTGACTTCGAAGGACGTTATTTACGTCAATCTGCCTCTGTATCACGCGTCTGGTTTTATCTTCGGCTTCCTCGGATCCACAGAAATAG GCGCAACAATAGTTTTACGACGTAAGTTTTCAGCCTCCCAGTTCTGGGATGATTGCAGAAAGCACAACGTGACGGTAATCCAATACATCGGAGAGTTATTGCGTTATCTCTGCCAGACACCAAAG AGACACAATGACAGAGACCATAAAGTGAGATTGGCCATTGGAAATGGCGTCAGAGCCAATGTGTGGAAGGAATTCCTCGACAGGTTCGGTAACATTACGGTCAGAGAATTCTATGCCGCCACAGAAGGGAATATTGGGTTCATGAACTACACGGGCAAGATCGGTGCGGTCGGAAGGATCAACTTTCTGCACAAT AAACTAAACACCTATGCACTGATTAAGTATGACACGGAGGAAGAAGAGCCAATCAGAGACTCCATGGGTCTGTGTGTTGAAGTACCAGTAG GAGAAACTGGACTTTTAGTGTCCAGGATTACCAGATTCGCCCCTTTCGCTGGATACGCAAGGAATACCCAGCAGACAGAGAAGAAGCTGCTTCGCGATGTCTTTAAAAAGGGAGACATCTGCTTCAACACCGGGGACCTGCTGAGGTTTGACCATGACAACTTTATCTACTTCCAGGACCGCGTCGGAGATACGTATAG ATGGAAAGGGGAGAATGTAGCCACAACAGAAGTTTCGGATGTTCTCACAATGTTGgacttcattgaagaagcaaACGTTTATGGAGTTGAAATCAAAG GTCACGAGGGAAGGGTTGGCATGGCTGCTGTTACGCTGAAAAAAGAAGAGCAATTTAATGGTGGTGCAATGTTCAACCACGTTACTTCCTACCTACCAGCTTACGCCAGGCCTTCCTTTATCAGAATTCAG aaCTCCTTAGAGCTGACTGGAACATTCAAGCAGATGAAAGTGAAGCTGGTGCAAGAGGGCTTCGACCCAGCTGTGGTCCAAGATTCTTTATTTTTTCTGGATGAGAGCCAGAAGACATACATACCAATGACAGAGGAGATTAATAAGGTGATCCTGTCAGGGAGCATGAAGCTGTGA
- the gatm gene encoding glycine amidinotransferase, mitochondrial isoform X1, whose product MLRVRCLRGGSRGAEAAHLIGTMVGRAVTGWVQRAFRSTASSAAAVQPAAAEEDTVSDSDRLECPVCAYNEWDPLEEVIVGRAENARVPPFTVEVKANTYEKYWPFYQKYGGQTFPEEHLKKAVAEIEEMCNILRLEGVTVRRPEPIDWSFQYTTPDFTSTGMYAAMPRDILLVVGNEIIEAPMAWRSRFFEYRAYRPLMKEYFQKGAKWTTAPKPTMADELYDQDYPIRTVEDRHKLAAQGKFVTTEHEPCFDAADFIRAGRDIFVQRSQVTNFMGIEWMQRHLAPTYKVHIISFTDPNPMHIDATFNIIGPGLVLSNPDRPCHQIKMFEKAGWNVVKPPTPLIPDDHPLWMSSKWLSMNVLMLDEKRVMVDANETSIQKMFERLGIAPIKVNIRHANSLGGGFHCWTADVRRRGTLQSYFSY is encoded by the exons ATGCTGCGAGTAAGGTGTCTGAGAGGAGGTAGCAGGGGGGCTGAGGCAGCTCATCTTATTGGAACTATG GTCGGCCGAGCTGTCACTGGGTGGGTGCAGCGAGCATTCCGGAGCACCGCTAGCTCAGCCGCGGCGGTTCAGCCCGCAGCCGCCGAGGAGGACACCGTGTCCGATTCCGACCGTCTCGAGTGTCCCGTCTGCGCCTACAACGAATGGGACCCGCTGGAGGAAGTCATAGTTGGAAGAGCCGAGAATGCTCGCGTGCCTCCATTCACTGTGGAGGTCAAG GCTAATACATATGAGAAGTACTGGCCCTTCTACCAAAAATATGGGGGGCAGACATTTCCTGAGGAACACTTAAAGAAGGCTGTGGCCGAGATTGAGGAAATGTGCAATATTTTGCGCCTGGAGGGGGTCACCGTGAGGAGACCAGAACCCATCGATTGGTCTTTTCAGTACACAACCCCCGATTTCACATCTACAG GCATGTACGCTGCAATGCCCCGTGACATTCTTCTGGTCGTGGGGAATGAGATCATCGAAGCCCCGATGGCATGGAGGTCTCGCTTCTTCGAGTACAGGGCCTACCGCCCCCTCATGAAGGAATATTTTCAAAAAGGTGCTAAGTGGACCACGGCCCCAAAACCAACCATGGCTGATGAACTCTATGACCAG GATTACCCCATCCGAACTGTGGAGGACAGACACAAACTCGCTGCTCAGGGAAAGTTTGTCACCACGGAACATGAGCCCTGTTTCGACGCCGCCGACTTCATCCGGGCCGGGCGGGACATTTTCGTCCAGAGGAGTCAG gtgaCAAACTTCATGGGGATAGAGTGGATGCAGAGACATCTGGCTCCCACCTACAAGGTGCATATCATCTCTTTCACGGACCCCAACCCCATGCATATCGATGCCACTTTTAACATCATCGGGCCAGGCCTGGTACTGTCCAACCCGGATAGGCCCTGCCACCAG ATAAAAATGTTTGAGAAGGCTGGTTGGAATGTGGTGAAACCTCCGACACCTTTGATTCCTGATG ATCATCCCCTGTGGATGTCCTCGAAATGGCTGTCAATGAACGTCTTGATGTTGGATGAAAAGCGTGTAATGGTTGACGCCAATGAGACGTCCATTCAGAAGATGTTTGAGCGTCTTG GCATCGCACCCATCAAGGTGAACATTCGCCATGCTAATTCTCTGGGAGGAGGCTTCCATTGCTGGACCGCTGACGTGCGTCGCAGAGGCACCTTGCAGTCCTACTTCAGCTACTAG